A DNA window from Hordeum vulgare subsp. vulgare chromosome 1H, MorexV3_pseudomolecules_assembly, whole genome shotgun sequence contains the following coding sequences:
- the LOC123407345 gene encoding BTB/POZ and MATH domain-containing protein 2-like codes for MRTASTCAASAVRGTHTFKIAGYSLHRGLGVGKSIPSAAFDIGGYLWRILYYPDGEMEMEMENGGDHASVFLALVSEDAEVRASFEVRLVDQTNKLSPSVLLSQNTPITFHNNEQRGSMGGDFLQPSAYLLDDSLVIECDVTVLTESKVTLTAFDIQVPPSDLGEHLRVLLEKGEGADIVFEVEGEVFPAHKIVVAGRSPVFKAQLFGPMSDEAKQRIVVEDMQPAVFKALLRFIYTDSLPSMENLDGDEGKEMFKHLLVAADRYAMERMKVMCESILCKSLDVENVTATLALADQHHCSNLKDACLEFITSPDRMDDVMASQGYAHLKRSCPAVVIDVFERAKRSRKI; via the coding sequence ATGAGGACGGCGTCGACGTGCGCCGCATCTGCTGTGCGGGGCACGCACACGTTCAAGATCGCCGGCTACAGCCTTCACAGGGGCCTCGGCGTCGGCAAGTCCATCCCGTCTGCCGCCTTCGACATCGGCGGCTATCTGTGGCGCATACTCTACTACCCCGATggggagatggagatggagatggagaatGGGGGGGACCACGCCTCCGTTTTCCTCGCCCTTGTTAGCGAGGACGCCGAGGTGAGGGCGTCCTTCGAGGTCAGGTTGGTCGACCAGACTAACAAGCTGTCCCCTTCGGTGCTGCTCTCCCAGAATACGCCGATAACATTCCACAACAACGAACAAAGGGGTTCTATGGGCGGCGACTTCTTGCAACCATCAGCGTACCTGCTGGACGACAGCCTTGTGATTGAGTGCGATGTCACAGTTCTGACGGAATCCAAGGTGACCCTGACTGCCTTCGACATCCAAGTGCCTCCCTCAGACTTGGGGGAGCATCTCAGAGTATTGCTAGAGAAGGGGGAAGGAGCAGATATTGTTTTTGAGGTCGAAGGGGAGGTTTTTCCCGCGCACAAGATTGTGGTTGCAGGGCGCTCACCGGTCTTCAAAGCGCAGCTCTTTGGACCGATGAGCGACGAGGCAAAGCAGCGCATAGTCGTTGAAGATATGCAGCCTGCTGTTTTCAAGGCCTTGCTTCGCTTCATTTACACAGATTCATTGCCTTCCATGGAAAATCTTGATGGAGATGAGGGCAAAGAAATGTTTAAGCACTTGCTTGTGGCTGCGGATAGGTATGCGATGGAAAGGATGAAGGTTATGTGCGAGAGCATCCTTTGCAAAAGTCTTGATGTTGAGAATGTCACTGCTACATTGGCTCTAGCCGACCAGCATCACTGCAGCAACCTCAAAGATGCTTGCCTTGAGTTTATCACTTCTCCAGATAGAATGGATGATGTGATGGCAAGCCAAGGGTATGCTCACCTCAAAAGATCCTGCCCAGCTGTTGTCATAGATGTCTTCGAGAGGGCAAAAAGGTCCCGCAAAATTTAG